Proteins encoded within one genomic window of Deinococcus depolymerans:
- a CDS encoding VOC family protein, translating into MRAVTPFLMFQGPPARALDLSLTLPGAHLLHRQDTPEGCVQLAGLDLSGQRVRVTDSPLPHAFTFTPSTSLFLDCDSREEFDRVCAALGAGGEYLMPPGDAGFSTRFAWLNDPHGVSWQVNLPA; encoded by the coding sequence ATGCGCGCCGTCACGCCCTTCCTGATGTTCCAGGGGCCGCCTGCCCGCGCCCTGGACCTGTCCCTCACCCTGCCCGGGGCGCACCTCCTGCACCGCCAGGACACCCCCGAAGGTTGCGTGCAGCTGGCCGGGCTGGACCTGAGCGGGCAGCGCGTGCGCGTCACCGACTCGCCCCTCCCGCACGCGTTCACGTTCACGCCGTCCACGTCGCTGTTCCTCGACTGCGACTCCCGCGAGGAATTCGACCGGGTGTGCGCCGCCCTCGGGGCAGGCGGCGAGTACCTGATGCCCCCCGGCGACGCCGGCTTCAGCACCCGCTTCGCGTGGCTGAACGATCCGCACGGCGTGTCCTGGCAGGTGAACCTCCCCGCATGA
- a CDS encoding VOC family protein, with product MHLHPYLGFGGQAREALEFYQSCLGGTLELMTVADSPVAAQIPAHMQNHILHGSLSSGPLTLNASDMQEDVGRTHSVTLALTSHDPEHARQVFDALAQGGAVTHPLSPSFWGGTFGQLTDRYGHHWMMNVLPQSQTNGQD from the coding sequence ATGCACCTGCACCCCTACCTCGGCTTTGGTGGCCAGGCCCGCGAGGCCCTGGAGTTCTACCAGTCCTGCCTGGGCGGCACCCTCGAACTGATGACCGTCGCGGACTCCCCGGTCGCCGCGCAGATCCCGGCGCACATGCAGAACCACATCCTGCACGGCAGCCTCAGCAGCGGCCCCCTGACCCTGAACGCCTCGGACATGCAGGAGGACGTGGGCCGCACCCACAGCGTGACCCTGGCGCTGACCAGTCACGACCCGGAACACGCCCGGCAGGTCTTCGATGCCCTCGCGCAGGGCGGCGCGGTCACCCACCCCCTGAGCCCCTCGTTCTGGGGCGGCACGTTCGGGCAGCTCACCGACCGCTACGGGCACCACTGGATGATGAACGTCCTCCCGCAATCCCAGACGAACGGCCAGGACTGA
- a CDS encoding M36 family metallopeptidase, translating to MKFKNRMALTGLLSLSLLAACGQAPGGRLGAQGGTGKPATGLTSVAARAFLPNPVQTTGNQALTDAKDSAAAVPASAYYPVTLTNLDGSGYLSGDYAKVVSETGTPVYGSGPFNFTRDQDGFEQVMAYYWVTEAQKYLQSLGFGSELRPVNRRQQALKVSQYGIDNSYQNDQPDIIRLGKGGVDDAEDGEVIVHEYGHAVHAAQVPGFGSSLEAGSIGEAFGDYLALTVGEAVAGANGAPIRAPITCIADWDAVSYTTATPHCLRRTDTDKHYPEAVVGEVHADGEIWSRALWDIRQGLKDVRRADRIIINAQFRFAPDTSFAAAAQHTVDTAQAMYGAQAAATVKAAFVARGILK from the coding sequence ATGAAATTCAAGAACCGGATGGCCCTGACGGGACTGCTGAGCCTCTCACTGCTGGCGGCGTGCGGCCAGGCGCCGGGCGGCAGGCTGGGCGCGCAGGGCGGGACCGGCAAGCCCGCCACGGGCCTGACCTCGGTGGCCGCCCGGGCGTTCCTGCCCAACCCCGTGCAGACCACCGGGAACCAGGCCCTGACCGACGCGAAGGACAGCGCGGCCGCCGTGCCCGCCAGCGCGTACTACCCCGTCACCCTGACGAACCTCGACGGCAGCGGCTACCTGAGCGGCGACTACGCGAAGGTCGTCAGCGAGACCGGCACGCCCGTGTACGGCAGCGGACCGTTCAACTTCACGCGGGACCAGGACGGCTTCGAGCAGGTCATGGCGTACTACTGGGTGACCGAGGCGCAGAAGTACCTCCAGTCGCTGGGGTTCGGCAGTGAGCTGCGGCCCGTGAACAGGCGCCAGCAGGCGCTGAAGGTCAGCCAGTACGGGATTGACAACTCGTACCAGAACGACCAGCCGGACATCATCCGCCTGGGCAAGGGCGGCGTGGACGACGCCGAGGACGGCGAGGTGATCGTGCACGAGTACGGGCACGCCGTGCACGCCGCGCAGGTGCCGGGCTTCGGCAGCAGCCTGGAAGCCGGGAGCATCGGCGAGGCCTTCGGGGACTACCTGGCGCTGACAGTCGGGGAGGCCGTGGCAGGGGCGAACGGTGCGCCCATCCGCGCGCCCATCACCTGCATTGCCGACTGGGACGCCGTGAGCTACACCACGGCCACGCCGCACTGCCTGCGCCGCACCGATACGGACAAGCACTACCCCGAGGCCGTGGTGGGCGAGGTCCACGCCGACGGCGAGATCTGGTCCCGCGCCCTGTGGGACATCCGCCAGGGCCTGAAGGATGTCCGCAGGGCTGACCGGATCATCATCAACGCGCAGTTCCGGTTCGCGCCCGACACCAGTTTCGCGGCGGCGGCGCAGCACACCGTGGACACCGCGCAGGCCATGTACGGCGCCCAGGCGGCCGCCACCGTGAAGGCGGCCTTCGTGGCACGCGGCATCCTGAAGTAG
- the dkgB gene encoding 2,5-didehydrogluconate reductase DkgB: MSTDKFGSVPKFGLGTFRLKDQVVMDSVRDALDVGYRAIDTAQGYGNEAEIGEVLAESGLHRDELFLTTKIKPDNYGRSSLVASLQDSVEKLGVEAVDLTLIHWPVPNGPVKPEEYLKALADALDQGLTRQIGVSNFNIEGLKQARAILGDVPIATNQVEIHPYLQNRRLAEFARGEGIHLTSYMTLAVGKVMDDPVMQDIARAHRATPAQVALAWALAQEYSVIPSSTKRKNLQSNLGALTLRLTPQDMERIAGLEQGESARIANPESARPVWD, from the coding sequence ATGAGCACCGACAAGTTTGGTTCCGTTCCGAAGTTCGGCCTGGGCACGTTCCGCCTGAAGGATCAGGTCGTGATGGATTCCGTGCGCGACGCGCTGGACGTGGGCTACCGTGCCATCGACACTGCGCAGGGCTACGGCAACGAGGCTGAGATCGGCGAGGTGCTGGCCGAGAGCGGCCTCCACCGCGACGAACTCTTCCTGACCACCAAGATCAAGCCCGACAACTACGGCCGCAGCAGTCTGGTCGCCAGCCTGCAGGACAGCGTGGAGAAACTGGGCGTGGAAGCGGTCGACCTGACCCTGATCCACTGGCCCGTCCCGAACGGTCCGGTGAAACCCGAGGAGTACCTCAAAGCCCTGGCGGACGCGCTGGATCAGGGCCTGACCCGGCAGATCGGCGTGTCGAACTTCAACATCGAGGGCCTGAAACAGGCGCGCGCCATCCTGGGTGACGTGCCCATCGCCACCAACCAGGTCGAGATCCACCCGTACCTCCAGAACCGCCGCCTGGCGGAATTCGCGCGGGGCGAGGGCATTCACCTGACGTCGTACATGACGCTGGCGGTCGGGAAGGTCATGGACGACCCGGTCATGCAGGACATCGCCCGCGCGCACCGCGCCACGCCCGCGCAGGTGGCGCTCGCCTGGGCGCTCGCGCAGGAGTACTCGGTGATTCCGTCCAGCACCAAACGCAAGAACCTCCAGAGCAACCTGGGCGCCCTGACCCTGCGCCTGACCCCCCAGGACATGGAGCGTATCGCCGGCCTGGAGCAGGGCGAGTCCGCCCGGATCGCCAACCCCGAGAGTGCCCGGCCCGTCTGGGACTGA
- the pnp gene encoding polyribonucleotide nucleotidyltransferase, whose protein sequence is MIGKTYKTMLGDRELSIETGRLAKLVSGSVTLRYGDTMLLVTAQAREEKSTLDFLPLTVEFEERHYAVGKIPGSFHRREGRPGEKAILSARITDRQIRPLFPKGYRHETQVIITVISADQQNLPDVLGPIGASAALSISDIPWAGPTACVRVGQLDGQFVLNPTADQLERSSLDLVVAGTREAVMMVEAGAQGASEEDLVAAIEFAHAGMQGVIDLIETMRAELGQEKFNFLAEGDLSTDLVPEVAEAARAAGLRDALLTVKKKDRGIRTKAVRDAVIAARVPDADAEGAAEQIAALKAAFGKVEKQELRRLILEDDLRADGRNSRTVRPIWIEARPLPRAHGSAIFTRGETQVLGVATLGTERDNLLVDDLTTDENDKFLLHYNFPPYSTGEVKRMGGQSRREIGHGNLAKRAIRAVLPTFEEFPYVIRLVGEVLESNGSSSMATVCAGTLALMDAGVPIKAPVAGVAMGLVMEGEKYRVLTDILGLEDALGDMDFKVCGTAEGVTALQMDIKVGGITPQVMREALAQAREGRLHILGKMAEVLAAPRAELSPTAPRIVSLKINPELIGKVIGPGGKQIRELEAMGAQVTVEEDGTVRIFSADGSAAEAVKVKIESITREAKVGEEFDGTVVKTAPFGAFVNLYPGQDGMLHISQMSEERINAVEDVLNVGDKLRVKIAGIDDRGKIDLIRPELEGKIAPREPRAPRPGGDRGGRPPRRD, encoded by the coding sequence ATGATCGGAAAGACTTACAAGACGATGCTGGGTGACCGGGAACTGAGCATCGAGACGGGCAGACTGGCCAAGCTGGTCAGTGGCAGCGTGACCCTGCGCTACGGGGACACCATGCTGCTGGTGACGGCGCAGGCGCGCGAGGAGAAGAGCACGCTGGACTTCCTGCCGCTGACGGTGGAGTTCGAGGAACGTCACTACGCGGTCGGGAAGATTCCCGGCAGCTTCCACCGCCGTGAGGGTCGCCCCGGCGAGAAGGCGATCCTGTCGGCGCGCATCACGGACCGGCAGATCCGCCCGCTGTTCCCCAAGGGCTACCGTCACGAGACGCAGGTGATCATCACGGTCATCAGCGCCGACCAGCAGAACCTGCCGGACGTGCTGGGACCGATCGGGGCGTCGGCGGCCCTGAGCATCAGCGACATTCCCTGGGCGGGGCCGACCGCCTGCGTGCGCGTGGGGCAACTGGACGGGCAGTTCGTGCTGAACCCCACCGCCGATCAGCTGGAGCGCAGCAGCCTGGACCTCGTGGTGGCGGGCACGCGCGAGGCCGTGATGATGGTCGAGGCGGGCGCGCAGGGCGCCAGCGAGGAGGACCTCGTGGCGGCCATCGAGTTCGCGCACGCCGGGATGCAGGGCGTCATCGACCTGATCGAGACGATGCGCGCCGAACTGGGGCAGGAGAAGTTCAACTTCCTGGCCGAGGGTGACCTGAGCACCGATCTGGTGCCCGAGGTGGCCGAGGCCGCCCGCGCCGCCGGGCTGCGCGACGCGCTGCTGACCGTGAAGAAGAAGGACCGCGGGATTCGCACGAAGGCCGTGCGTGACGCCGTGATCGCCGCGCGCGTGCCCGACGCGGACGCCGAGGGCGCCGCCGAGCAGATTGCGGCCCTGAAGGCGGCGTTCGGGAAGGTCGAGAAGCAGGAACTGCGCCGCCTGATCCTGGAAGACGACCTGCGCGCCGACGGCCGCAACAGCCGGACCGTGCGGCCCATCTGGATCGAGGCCCGCCCCCTGCCCCGCGCGCACGGCAGCGCGATCTTCACGCGCGGCGAGACGCAGGTGCTGGGCGTGGCGACGCTGGGCACCGAGCGTGACAACCTGCTGGTGGACGACCTGACCACCGACGAGAACGACAAGTTCCTGCTGCACTACAACTTCCCCCCCTACAGCACGGGCGAGGTCAAGCGCATGGGCGGGCAGTCCCGCCGCGAGATCGGGCACGGGAACCTCGCCAAGCGCGCCATCCGCGCCGTGCTGCCGACCTTCGAGGAGTTCCCGTACGTGATCCGCCTGGTGGGCGAGGTGCTGGAATCGAACGGCAGCTCCTCCATGGCGACCGTGTGCGCCGGAACGCTGGCCCTGATGGACGCCGGCGTACCGATCAAGGCGCCGGTGGCGGGCGTGGCGATGGGCCTCGTGATGGAAGGCGAGAAGTACCGCGTCCTGACCGACATCCTGGGTCTGGAAGACGCGCTGGGCGACATGGACTTCAAGGTCTGCGGCACCGCCGAGGGCGTCACGGCCCTGCAGATGGACATCAAGGTGGGCGGCATCACCCCGCAGGTCATGCGTGAGGCGCTCGCGCAGGCCCGCGAGGGCCGCCTGCACATCCTGGGCAAGATGGCCGAGGTGCTGGCCGCGCCCCGCGCGGAACTCAGCCCCACCGCGCCGCGCATCGTGAGCCTCAAGATCAACCCGGAACTGATCGGGAAGGTCATCGGGCCCGGCGGCAAGCAGATCCGCGAGCTGGAGGCCATGGGCGCGCAGGTGACGGTCGAGGAGGACGGCACCGTGCGCATCTTCAGCGCCGACGGCAGCGCCGCCGAGGCCGTGAAGGTCAAGATCGAGAGCATCACCCGCGAGGCGAAGGTCGGCGAGGAATTCGACGGCACCGTCGTGAAGACCGCGCCGTTCGGGGCGTTCGTGAACCTGTACCCCGGCCAGGACGGCATGCTGCACATCAGCCAGATGAGCGAGGAACGCATCAATGCCGTCGAGGACGTCCTGAACGTCGGTGACAAGCTGCGCGTGAAGATCGCCGGCATCGACGACCGGGGCAAGATCGACCTGATCCGCCCGGAACTCGAAGGCAAGATCGCGCCCCGTGAACCCCGTGCGCCCCGCCCCGGCGGGGACCGTGGCGGCCGCCCGCCCCGCCGCGACTGA